The genomic interval GGCAGTCCAGGGTAAGACATGACCGACGAACCATGTGGTGCAACGGAGGACGGGTGGTGCGTTTTTTTGTCTGCTTGCACGTCGTTTGCCCGTCCCCGCTGATCACCGCCGATCAACGCGGCTAGCGTTCGAGTACAGTGTGGAGGCAGAGACGGAGCGGAGTTCTTGATGAACCCACGGTCGAGTTGACCGGGTACAATGGCAACGAGCGACGCTGGTTCCGGCCGTCGCTCCTTGTACCGCGATGATCCATGTCGATGCACCCAAGCCGCGGGTGTTGTCGTTACGCACCACAAGAGACCACCGCCGCGGCTGGGTGATCTCTGCGTTACGTGACGAAAACGATGGACGAAATCGACCGCCAGAATCAGCGTGAAGACAAGCTCTACGAGCAGCTACTAGCATCACCCGTGGTCGAGTTGGCGGGAGTTGTCAGCCCAAGCGGTGTCGGTGCGGGCAAGTCTCGCGGACAACAACTGTGGTCACTGTTGCTTTCGTTTGACGCTTGGCGGATCAACGGTGGACCGATTCGCACGGAATCGCTCACGATTCGCCGCCGCGTCACGGACGATGAACTTCGCGAATTCCAGTCAGCCATTGATGCCGAAACGGTTGTCCGAATTCGTGCCCGCGTCGCAGAAGACAATGTCTTCGGCTTTGTGCAAGCCTATATTGAAGAGCATATAGGGCTCGCGGATGACCGCGAGCTTCAGGCACGATTGGACGAACTCCAAAAACCGAAGACCGTCGAGGACGACCAGTTTGGCACATTCACGTTTGATCGTCGTGTCTCATGGTACTCTGCACAAGTCGAGTGGGTGGGCGAAACGATTGATCTCACGCTCAACGCCGAAGAACCGGATGAGATCAAGTCATGTTTGAAGATCGCTCGCGACCTGTGGTCGCAGCAATCGTCATGGAAAACTCGCGTCGACGATTACGCCGTTCAAGAACTGTTGGCACTCAAGAACGATACGTGGCTTGGTGATGACGAAACCGAATTGTCACCAGAGGAATTCAAGAGCAAGATGACGTTGCAGTCGATCTCCATCTACCCAGATGACGACTTTGACTTCTGGCATGATGACGGCGATTTATTCTGGGGCCACTCGATACAGGTGTCTGGTAGTCTCGCTGGCGGTCCCACCTCCGCCGACATCCCCGGATAGTCACGTAACAACACAATGCACCCGAGCGGGCGAACTAGGTGTTTTTGAAATGGACAGTCAACCGCGCCCGCCGGGTGATTGTGAGCGTTATGTCGCTAACTTCGCCGCAGGCCGATGCGATGACTGACACTGACTACTCTGCGGTGATTGACGAATTCGATCGGCATGTCCGCAACTATTTCGCCTACCTCGAAACCGAATACGGCTTTGCTGCATCGCCGACCCGAACTCGCGACATACACGAACCTCGCGACGCTGGTGTGTCCATACGCTACAAGACCGATGCCGTCGGCATTACGATCGGATTGTCTTTGATTGGTGCCGGGATCGCTGTCACGTTCAAGAATCTGAATTGGATCGACATCCCGAAGAACAAACGTGTGAAATACGTGTCACTTGATTCTGTGATCGCGTATCGAACGACCGGAACTGCCAAGTCCCTACTGCATGAATTGACCTCAGCACGTCGCAAATACTGGCCGGATGGATTCCTGATCAACAACATGGAATTGGCTATTCAATCACTCGCATCTCAACTAAAACAACACGCAGCCGATATTATCAGCGGGGATTTGTCATCCTTGCCGGACATCGCTGCTCTTGATCGCGGACAAATCGCAACATAACCAACGGGTGAACGCGAGCCGGAATCGGCCGGGTGGCTCGCTTCGCTCGGCAACGTTTACTCCCGGCCGCGTTACCCAAAACGTTCGTGGATCAAAGACCTTGGCACCGCTCGAATTACCGTTTGACCCCAAGTCTTTCCCTTGGCCACGTGATTGGCAAGCGATTCCACCAGGCTTCGAAGAGGCTTCCGCCGATGCCTTAGGGCACATGGAAACATTTGGAACCTATGAGGTCCCAGCGATCAATTTCGTTTCGGAACTTCGACGAGAGATATGTGCGGATCACCCATTATTCCACCGATGCTTTATTGCGATTGCATGTATTACGATTGACCCTGACGATGTTCTGTTCTTCACGGACGATCCAAACGAACCATTCGCGTTCGTTCACCTAACGTGGCACATTGAACGAACCGCAAACTTTCCCTGGTGCCGCACGTTCGCGACAATTGACTCATTCCTTGAACATTGCTCTGATGGGAGCTGAGACGTTCGCCAACAGATCCACGAACAATCCGATGAACCCAAGCGGCGGATCGGGCGTTTCCTGACTACAACATTTTTCGCCGCCGCTGGGTTATCGGTAGCGTTCGTCGCATCGACATTTTGGCACGAAAATACAATGAACAAGACATTTGATCGCCGCAAGTTGCTTGCAACCGGTTCCGCCTTAGGGCTTGTAGGCCTCGCGCCGCGATCCAGCGCCGAAGACGGATCCTCGTCTTCAAAGCCAATGGTTTCCCTTCGTGGTCGGATTGAGGCCGAACCGAATTGGTTGATGCCGATTCACTTTGGCCCAATCGAATGGGGTGGCGATCAGCAAGTTGGTGCACCACAGTACGAGGTAACAGCGATTTCGCTGAAGTACGTCACCGACGAAGAGCAGCTAACCAAGTACCTTCCAGTAGGATTTGAGCTCGATGGACCACCGCTGCTAAACATCACCTATTCGCAGAACACCGAGATCAGCTGGCTTGCCGGCGGACAATATAACATTGTGGCAGTCACTGCACATGTCAGGTTCAATGGTGAACAAGACGTGCTGACCGGTGAATACGCCCTTGTCTTGTGGGAAAACCTTGCTGAACCCATCTTGGCTGGAAGAGAAGCACTCGGGATTCCAAAGATCCACGGTGACATAGAGGACCATCGCATATCCAACGGCATATGGAGCACGAGACTATCAAAGAACGGCAGTGCTATTCTTGATTTAGAAGCGTCCAATGCCGAAAAAGTTGAAACGGCACAACTCAAAACGCTTCGGGACTCCGCCATGAATCATCGATTGCTTGGCTGGAAGTATATTCCCAACGAAAACTGCACGGCACCACTTGTGAGCTACGCCACCGTGCTGCCCTCAAAGAGTGTGGTGCACGAGGCTTGGAGTGCTCAGGGGAATCTTGATTGGCATACCCAGGCTTGGAAGACTAACCCAACGCAATCTCACATTGTTAATGCTCTTGCGTCTCTCCCGATTGTCGAGAAAAAGTCTTGCACCATAACGCGTTCGAGCAAGACACTCTTGAGTGGAAAAGCGAGGCGATTAGTGTAGTCAGGAATTTGCGTTTCTTCCCAGCAATTCACATCCGCTGATGCAAGCGACGAACCATCCGATGCAACCGAGTCGCGGTAGCGGGGCGTTTTGAAATGGAAGATCAATTGCCGCGACCGGCTGATCACTACCGTTACCGCATGCAATCGTTGATCTCGACAGGTTTCCACCATTGAACCTTCAACCAGACTGAATTCATTGCGGCCCGACGTTGGTGATCCTCCCGATGTTCAGAAAGCTACATCAACTGGGTGTGGATGTGTAATGCTCGCTCAGGCTGTTGCAGTTGCCATCGCCATTGCGTTCAAGCACAATGGATACGACGGACCGGCATTGATCTTTCTGATTGTGTTTCCGCTTGGGATTTTGTACAGCGTTTGGTCAGAGCATCATGCGGTCTACCGTTTACGGAAGCCGGAGACGCTTCGGAAATCAAAGCGAGAATCAGAGAATTGAATCATCCAGGTTGCTCAATACCTTTCAAGACAAATGTGGCTCTCAAACCCTATGCGTTACTCCAACACCGACCGGCTGTCATTCGCATTCGGTAGATATGGAGTGCGGTAACCAACGGATGCAACGGAGGACCGGTGGTCAGCAATTTGACATGGACACCCAACTCCCGGTCCCCGTTGAACCTAAACGTTCCCCGACAGATGAGTTGCACGTTCAAATCTCAAATGCGATTTCTGATTTTTGCCTTGGCTTTCGCCCACGCTACCGGATGCACTCGTGACGACGACCGCCCACTGATTGAAGACAAAGAAGCTTTTGTCGACCTTTCTGTCGACGAACAGTCGTCCCTCATCGGTAATGATCCGCGTCTCGATCAGCGAATTGCTGAACTGACCGAAGAAATTGAAGCGACACCGAATTCCAGAGCGTATTCGCGGCGTGGCGGCGCATATGTATTGAAGGGGAGCTACGGACTTGCAATGACCGACTTCGATACCGCGATCACACTTGATTCCGGTAACGCGCATGCCCACTACAACCGAGGTGTTCTACAATCTCAGTTGTTCAAGCACAAAATGGCGATCGAGGACTACACATCTGCGATTAACGCAGACACGCAGTATTCACTTGCATACGCAAATCGAGGCATGGCTCACCTTGAGCTAGAGAACTACGCAATGGCAATCGTTGACCTTCGCGAGGCAATAAAATTGGACCCAGATGACCATCTTGCGATGCACGCGCTTGGAATCGCCTTATTTGAGAATCCAGATCGTGCAGAAACTGATAGGAGTACCGCTAAAGATCTCCTAACACGTGCATGCGAACTCACCAATTACGAGTACGACAACTACGTGCGATCGCTTCGCTACGTCGAGGGCCCTCCCGAGGTTCGCCCGGATGACGGCGGGTAACCATCGGATGCACGACGAGTCGCCGAGTCGTGGTTTTTGAAGTGGAGGATCGCTCGCGGCGACCGCGTGATCCGTGTCGTTCGTCTTGCGAATTGAAAGTCAGCTTGATCTAGGGAATCCAATGCATGCAACCAGGTCCAGACTTTCCCCCAGCAAACGAATCGTCTCCTCGCGCGGGACGACACCGAATTGATTGCATCCTTCCCCCCCATTCAATGGCAACTCTGGCCATTTCTGGCTGCCTTATTCGTCCTGTGGACCGCAATTGCTATTCCCTTGGGGACTTTGATTCATTGCGCGTGGTTACGCAAGTATCGTGGTAGCGTTCGGCCAAAGAACTGGGTGCTAAGAACATTTGTGTGGTTTTATCTCCTCACCGCCGGGCCACTTGCGGTAGGAGCAATCATAGCATGGCAGAACAAAACGATCTTCTGATGGTCTGCGAGAACGACGAACCATCGGTTGCAACGGAGGCCGCGAGTTGACATTATTGACGTGGTGAGTCTTTCGCGCGGGCCCGCTGAACCGTACCGTTCTGCGATATGAGGCGAATGTGAAACTATTTGATGAATTCGCCTATATCGTGTTTCCCGCATACGGTGGCGCTTTTCAGGACATGGAGCCGCGCATTGCGGAGTGGGATCAGGTATTCGAGGGCAACTATCATTTTCTGTATGGGTTTCATGGTGGCGGCATTCTCTCCGTGCCTCTCTCAATTCCAGAACAGACTCGATATCGGCTTGCTACGTCCGATTGTAACCCAAAGGGCGTGTATGGGATGGTTCTTGGCAACGCGTCTGGAGAGCGACTGACTGGACTCTTGTCCTGTGCTCAGGAGGATCGCCCGCCAGCCTTTGCCGTGAAAACGGGTTTGGCAGATCGAGTACCGAATCCCACTGTCAAAGTAACGCCTGAGCATTTTGAATCATTAGGCGATGGGCGAATGCTGTTGGTGGTGCCAAAGTCTACAAAAAGGATGCTGGCACAAATCGAACTTCTCCCACAATGGTTTGCCGAATTCGGAGTGACGCTTAGCTCCGATTCTGTTGATACTCGCGAACGTCTGAAGGGCGTCGCAGTCAATTGGTTTGCCGATCCGCATCGTCCGATGTTTAGCTTTGCTATGTCAGGTGGTGTCGCCAACGCTGCATGGCAAACGGCGGTGACCTATTACATTGCCGAATACTGGGACACCCGGGTTCGTGGGTTGGACTCGATGCACATTCTCACAAATATTGATGGCAAACCCTCTTTCCGACGAAACTGGACGTCCAACAAATAGGTTATTTGTCGCAGAACAAAACGCTGAACCCGAGTGGCCGATGACGGGTTCTTGAAATGGACGTTCGCTCGCGGCCACCGGGTTAGCGTAGTCGTTCGTCGACTGAAGACCTATTGGAAACTCGAGCGTAGTGCGAACGTTAGCATTTGGTGACATTCATGGTTGCTACCGCTCGCTCGACGCGTTGGCATCATTCGCTTCGTTTGAATCGGACGACCGAATCATCACGCTTGGCGACTACGTTGACCGTGGTCCTGATTCAAGACGCGTGATCGAATGGCTTATCGATCGGCAGACGAGCGGTGTACTCCTCTCCCTTCGCGGCAATCACGAGCTAATGATGGTCGCGGCACGTCATTCCGAACGACACCGCGACGAATGGCTGGCGTGCGGGGGTGATGCCGTGCTTTCTTCGTATTGCACTGATCGACTCGATGACATTCCCGACAATCACTGGCGATTCCTCACTAGCTCGCTTCGATCGCATTTTACGACCAGAACTCATCTCTTTGTCCATGCGAATGCATACGCTGAGATTCCGATCGACGAACAGCCGGACTTCATGCTTTACTGGGAATCGTTCGGCAATCCAGCACCGCACGAATCTGGACTGACGATGGTTTGTGGTCACACTCCACAACGCGATGGCTTCCCACTGTCGGTTGGCCACGCAATCTGCATCGACACGTGGGTATGCGGATGTGGCTTTGGACAACCGACCGAATCCATACGAGCCGAGTAAAGGCGAATTGGCAAGCGTCACCCCCGCGATGACAATCAAAATGGCACGACTCATAGGGACGCAGCATCAGAGCGTCCCGGCAGCGTGGTGCTGCCGATGAAACCATGCGGCGGTCCATCCGTGGCCTGAGTTCTTGTGGCTTCTCGTGCTTTTTGTGGCAAGCAGTCTTCACTCGCTGGGTCGAGGGCAGCGATGGCAACGAAAAACACAAAGACACACGAAAAAAGCTTCGTAACTGAGCAACTTCCGATGATTGTCTTGTCTCATCGACTGCGATTGTGACACCGCTTGCGGCCACTTCTTTCTGCCGACGCTTGAGCTTTGTTCGTTTCGCAGGAGGTGTTGTGTATCGTGTCCACGGCGATCGCCTTCGGGATCGGTTGGGTATTGGGATGTTGCTGACCGTCGGTGAGCTGTCGCGACCAACGGCTACCATCTTTGACCGGCTTCGCGGTCAGAGAGAGGCCTTTTTGGTGGGACGATGCTTTGGTTGCGTTGATGCTGATGGTGGTGCGACGTGTGATATGTTCGGATGATTACGACTGGTACTTGGAAACGCAGGTAGAAGTGGCAAAGGAAACGGAGCCGGAACCGGCGAAAGCGATCCAGATGGACCTGCCTGGTTTGACACCGGGAGTGTCGTTCGAGATAGAATCTTTTAGAGGCGGGTTGGATACTCGGATCCAAGCTCTACGGGCCAAGTCATTTGGGTTGGCAATTTCGACAAAGCTCAACGCCCGATCTAAGCATGCACGTCCTGTGCTTGCATAGATCGCAATTCGTTCGCCAGTTGAGAACACGCTATGATTTCGCCTAACTTATCCCAACGCTGATGCGGTCGACTCAGTACACCCTCAAACGGGCTTTCTTGTATACGGCGATTTTCGCAGTGTTTTGTGCCTTCGTTTCAGCGCATCCAGAGCTTGCGATGTTTGCCGGGATTCTACCTGTCGCTATCATCGCTTTCTCCTGCTCACGCAGACGAGTTTCAACGTTTTTATTGATCGCCTTTTTCACAACGCTTGCATTGTTCTGGTCATTTTCTTTCCCTGGCACGCACCCTACTCAGGAAGATGGACTCTGCGCGACCGTGGGCGCTGCGGTAGGTGCTGCTGTCGATCATGCCCGTACCCTGCTGCGCGAATGGATTTAGGCAGTCCCGACTTAGCCGTGATACCACGCGATTCGGGCTGCGGAGTGCGTTACAATAATAAATGTCGAACCATGTCATCCACCATAAGGACCGCATGGCGTTTTTACAAATGGAACCCACATTGGCGGTCCACGGTGATGACCGCCGTTATTTGTCATGACAGCACCGCGGACGATACCGACCGAATCGTCTTTTCGGACCGACACGGCAACACTCGCCGTGTTCGACCCAAAGCGGTTGGAACATCGACTTCACGATAGCGCGGACTGGTGGTCGATTCCCGGTGATGAGGTCACTGAAATCAACGCGGGAAACGTGCTGTTCGTTTCAACCGGCACTGACGGTGACTATCTGCTCAATGTGTACTGCGAACCACCGCCAGATAACGTACTGCCGTTAGCCTTGTCGGCCCTAATCCGATGTGACAGCGGTTCTTTGTTCTTTCACGCTGGAGAATACGTTCCAGCTGGCGATATGATGCCGGACACCACGTACGGCGGCCTTCAACTTGAATTTAAACCAGGAACGTATCGCGTAACCGTGCTACACTTGGTGCCGTACTGTTTGGAGGTGTTTGTGGCGCTAGCCAACGAAGACGCGGCCAACGACTTTTGCGACAGCCCGGCTTTACCGTGGCCCAAAGACGACAAGTAACAATGGGTTGGACGCGGAGGACTCGAAAGCGACTTTTTGACATCGTTGATCTTTCGCTCGGCCCCGCTGAACCCTAACGTTCTGGGACTAATCGATGCGTCGGTTCTCGATTCGCAGACTTTTGCTTGCCACGACAGTCGTTGCCGTTTTCTTCGGCCTATACGCGTACACTTGCACTTCACACGCACACAACGTTGCGATTCGTGCCGCCGAACTACGGAGCATCAATTCGATCGTCGGTATGTTCGGTGCTGGGCAAATTGTCGTAACCGAACGCGGCGGGACTTACGCGTTTGACGGCAGCATTTTTCACCTGCACGACGATGAACCACCCTACGCACGCTTCTACGGGTACGACACGTACCGACGGGTTACGAACATTCACTTCAGAGGCGATGTCGATCCACACGTTGTTGATTATTTGCCAGACTTTCGGAACTTGCGATCGGTTTCGTTTTCGTTACTGGTGACGGTGGACGGCGAGTTCCCACCTCGATTCTTAGATCTGCTTTCTGCAACTATTGATTTCCGTACCAGATCGCCGGACGTTTCTGTTTCGGTTACGTGCACTGACACACACGGCAATGTTGTTTTTGACGACTCATAGTTGGTCGTGTACGCTCTTCCGCTGAACGAAAGTGCACAGACCTATGAATTGCACGGGAGGACGGGAATCGTGTTTAATGGTCTGCTTGCAGATTTTCCGCCCGTCCCACGTGAATTCTGCCGATCGCCGGGACAACGAAAGCTCAAAGGCAGATCCAGCTCGCATTGCAAAACTGATGTCTGTTCACCGTTTCATCTTCGCTGTATTTGCGATTGCAACCATCGTCGGATGCAAAGATGCTCCCTCGCTGATGATTCCGGACGGTTTGTGGGTTCAGGACGGTGGAGGTGCCGCTCCAAGAATCGCCTTTGTCCGGGACGACGAGTATGGATACCTTGATGCGGCGGGTCGCGTTGCCATCGAACCTATGTACCGTTGGGCCGATGACTTTCGCGACGGCGTTGCATTGTGC from Stieleria varia carries:
- a CDS encoding acetoacetate decarboxylase family protein: MNKTFDRRKLLATGSALGLVGLAPRSSAEDGSSSSKPMVSLRGRIEAEPNWLMPIHFGPIEWGGDQQVGAPQYEVTAISLKYVTDEEQLTKYLPVGFELDGPPLLNITYSQNTEISWLAGGQYNIVAVTAHVRFNGEQDVLTGEYALVLWENLAEPILAGREALGIPKIHGDIEDHRISNGIWSTRLSKNGSAILDLEASNAEKVETAQLKTLRDSAMNHRLLGWKYIPNENCTAPLVSYATVLPSKSVVHEAWSAQGNLDWHTQAWKTNPTQSHIVNALASLPIVEKKSCTITRSSKTLLSGKARRLV
- a CDS encoding metallophosphoesterase family protein, which gives rise to MRTLAFGDIHGCYRSLDALASFASFESDDRIITLGDYVDRGPDSRRVIEWLIDRQTSGVLLSLRGNHELMMVAARHSERHRDEWLACGGDAVLSSYCTDRLDDIPDNHWRFLTSSLRSHFTTRTHLFVHANAYAEIPIDEQPDFMLYWESFGNPAPHESGLTMVCGHTPQRDGFPLSVGHAICIDTWVCGCGFGQPTESIRAE
- a CDS encoding DUF2262 domain-containing protein, which encodes MDEIDRQNQREDKLYEQLLASPVVELAGVVSPSGVGAGKSRGQQLWSLLLSFDAWRINGGPIRTESLTIRRRVTDDELREFQSAIDAETVVRIRARVAEDNVFGFVQAYIEEHIGLADDRELQARLDELQKPKTVEDDQFGTFTFDRRVSWYSAQVEWVGETIDLTLNAEEPDEIKSCLKIARDLWSQQSSWKTRVDDYAVQELLALKNDTWLGDDETELSPEEFKSKMTLQSISIYPDDDFDFWHDDGDLFWGHSIQVSGSLAGGPTSADIPG
- a CDS encoding tetratricopeptide repeat protein, whose protein sequence is MRFLIFALAFAHATGCTRDDDRPLIEDKEAFVDLSVDEQSSLIGNDPRLDQRIAELTEEIEATPNSRAYSRRGGAYVLKGSYGLAMTDFDTAITLDSGNAHAHYNRGVLQSQLFKHKMAIEDYTSAINADTQYSLAYANRGMAHLELENYAMAIVDLREAIKLDPDDHLAMHALGIALFENPDRAETDRSTAKDLLTRACELTNYEYDNYVRSLRYVEGPPEVRPDDGG
- a CDS encoding DUF6386 family protein, which produces MTAPRTIPTESSFRTDTATLAVFDPKRLEHRLHDSADWWSIPGDEVTEINAGNVLFVSTGTDGDYLLNVYCEPPPDNVLPLALSALIRCDSGSLFFHAGEYVPAGDMMPDTTYGGLQLEFKPGTYRVTVLHLVPYCLEVFVALANEDAANDFCDSPALPWPKDDK